One window from the genome of Candidatus Manganitrophaceae bacterium encodes:
- the larC gene encoding nickel pincer cofactor biosynthesis protein LarC, with the protein MNVAYFDCFSGISGDMILGALVDAGVKIGDLQDTVDKLDLPGCTLKKRRVRRVGLAGTKIDVLNPKKLSPFQTFSQIEQHLLKSRLSKAMQKGALEIFRRLAQAEASAHGKRSANTRLHEVGDIDTLVDVVGALTGLSLLRVDQVYASAIHVGTGIKKTSGHTFPLPAPATAYLLKGIPVYATGIAGELTTPTGAAIITTLASGFVPLPLMTVKKIGVGAGSHYYEHPNLLRLFVGSREEVFDKDEVVRIETNIDDMNPQIYEHVFETLFEAGALDVFLTPIIMKKGRPAILITVLSPSAQSDKMVKILFDETTTLGVRIEKVARKTLRREIKKENTRHGPVHIKTAFRNGKAARRRPEFREAKRLAVKKGRPLRSILEEINRDLQ; encoded by the coding sequence ATGAATGTTGCCTATTTTGACTGTTTCTCAGGGATCAGCGGTGACATGATCTTGGGGGCACTTGTAGACGCTGGCGTCAAGATCGGAGACCTTCAGGATACGGTTGACAAATTAGACCTGCCCGGATGCACCTTGAAGAAGCGCCGTGTTCGCCGTGTCGGACTGGCCGGCACCAAGATTGACGTCCTCAACCCGAAAAAGCTTAGCCCCTTTCAAACCTTTTCCCAGATCGAGCAGCATCTCCTGAAAAGCCGACTCTCCAAGGCGATGCAGAAGGGAGCACTTGAGATTTTCAGACGTCTGGCACAGGCAGAGGCCTCTGCTCACGGAAAGCGCAGTGCAAACACCCGTCTTCATGAGGTGGGCGATATCGATACCCTAGTCGATGTTGTCGGCGCCCTTACCGGGCTCTCCCTTCTCAGGGTTGATCAGGTCTATGCCTCTGCCATCCATGTGGGTACGGGGATCAAAAAAACCTCAGGACATACCTTCCCCCTCCCCGCTCCCGCGACGGCATACCTCTTAAAGGGTATCCCGGTCTATGCCACGGGCATTGCGGGCGAATTGACCACACCGACGGGGGCAGCCATTATCACGACCCTTGCTTCCGGATTTGTTCCCCTCCCCCTGATGACGGTCAAAAAGATCGGCGTCGGCGCCGGAAGCCACTATTATGAACATCCGAACCTCTTACGTCTCTTCGTCGGGAGTCGGGAAGAGGTCTTTGACAAAGACGAAGTGGTCCGGATTGAAACCAATATCGATGACATGAATCCCCAGATTTATGAGCATGTTTTCGAAACGCTTTTTGAAGCCGGTGCGCTCGATGTTTTCCTCACACCGATTATCATGAAAAAGGGACGACCGGCAATACTAATCACCGTCCTCTCTCCATCCGCGCAATCTGATAAGATGGTTAAGATCCTTTTTGACGAAACGACCACGCTTGGGGTTCGTATTGAAAAGGTCGCCCGAAAAACGCTCAGGAGAGAAATAAAAAAAGAAAATACACGGCATGGACCTGTTCATATCAAGACCGCATTCAGGAATGGGAAAGCAGCCCGCCGTCGTCCTGAATTCAGAGAGGCAAAACGCCTTGCCGTAAAAAAAGGGCGACCTCTCCGATCCATACTGGAGGAGATCAACCGGGATCTACAGTAA
- a CDS encoding calcium/sodium antiporter, whose protein sequence is MMTHLLWLLFGLVLLTIGADVLVSGASNLARRFGVSPLVVGLTIVALGTSAPEMAVGIFASLGGQSDVAVGNVVGSNISNICLALGLASLIRPLKVQLRLVRFEVPLLIALSAGLFIFGFIGEISRWNGIFLFTGLLVYILLLYRWSKGEGPEVAAEYSKGGKKQEGLLLNTGKLIIGFVFLLVGADFLVDGGVGLARIAGISELVIGLTVIAIGTSLPEMATSILAVWRNKDDIAIGNVLGSNIFNLLGVLGVSSIAQPLPMRSDLLVRDLPLMGGLTLLLFPLLRTGFVLRRSEGLLLLSIYTAYIWVLFML, encoded by the coding sequence ATGATGACGCACCTTCTCTGGCTTCTCTTCGGACTTGTGCTTCTAACGATTGGGGCGGATGTCCTGGTCTCCGGCGCTTCTAACCTTGCAAGACGCTTCGGGGTCAGCCCTCTGGTCGTCGGTTTGACCATCGTCGCCTTGGGGACCTCTGCCCCGGAAATGGCCGTGGGGATATTCGCCAGCTTGGGCGGCCAAAGTGACGTCGCCGTTGGAAATGTCGTTGGAAGCAATATCAGCAATATCTGCCTTGCCCTCGGACTGGCGTCGCTTATACGCCCTTTGAAGGTGCAGTTGCGCCTTGTCCGTTTTGAAGTCCCCCTTCTGATCGCCTTAAGTGCAGGCCTCTTCATCTTTGGTTTTATCGGAGAGATATCCAGGTGGAATGGAATATTTCTCTTTACCGGACTGCTTGTATACATCCTCTTACTCTATCGCTGGTCCAAAGGGGAAGGCCCCGAGGTTGCGGCAGAATACTCCAAAGGCGGGAAAAAACAGGAGGGGCTTCTGCTGAATACCGGAAAACTCATCATCGGATTTGTTTTTTTGCTTGTTGGTGCAGATTTTTTGGTGGATGGAGGGGTTGGGCTGGCACGAATCGCCGGGATTTCAGAATTGGTTATCGGCTTGACCGTCATTGCCATTGGAACATCCTTGCCGGAAATGGCCACATCGATACTCGCCGTTTGGCGCAATAAAGATGATATTGCAATCGGGAATGTCCTCGGGAGCAACATCTTCAACCTTCTCGGCGTCCTCGGGGTGTCCTCTATCGCGCAACCTCTCCCGATGCGGTCCGATCTTCTTGTACGGGATCTCCCCCTTATGGGTGGCCTAACACTCCTTCTTTTCCCTCTCCTTCGGACCGGTTTTGTCTTGAGGCGATCGGAGGGTCTCCTCCTTCTCAGCATCTATACAGCCTATATCTGGGTCCTCTTCATGCTCTAA
- the thiC gene encoding phosphomethylpyrimidine synthase ThiC encodes MSESPTNQNGNGSSSAISDKSSDPEIVSNKPLPASRKVYVNGAQEGVRVPMREIELTPTSGINGVTEENHPFLVYDTSGPYTDPRVKTDLHKGLTPLRSRWIEERSDTEQLAGISSAYGRQRASDPSLKSLRFEHIRKPLRAKSGHNVSQMHYAKKGNITPEMEYIAIRENQCLEQSRLDKNLSFQHPGNPWGGNIPSSITPEFVRDEVARGRAIIPNNINHPESEPMIIGRNFLVKINANIGNSTVTSSIEEEVEKMIWSSRWGADTVMDLSTGKNINETREWILRNSPVPIGTVPIYQALEKVNGKPEELTWDIFRDTLIEQAEQGVDYFTIHAGVLLRYVPLTAKRVAGIVSRGGAILAKWCLAHHQENFLYTRFEEICEIMKAYDVAFSLGDGLRPGSVADANDAAQFAELETLGELTKIAWKHEVQTMVEGPGHVPMQMIQVNMKKQLKECDEAPFYTLGPLVTDIAPGYDHITSGIGAAMIGWFGCAMLCYVTPKEHLGLPNREDVKIGVITYKIAAHAADLAKGHPGAQARDNALSKARFEFRWDDQFNLSLDPDTAREYHDETLPTPGAKIAHFCSMCGPNFCSMKITEDVRKYAAEHDLKEEESLQLGMAEKSEEFIKKGSNIYH; translated from the coding sequence ATGAGTGAATCACCGACAAATCAAAATGGAAACGGTTCAAGCAGTGCAATTTCCGATAAGTCGTCAGACCCGGAGATTGTGTCAAATAAACCCTTGCCGGCCTCTCGAAAGGTATATGTAAATGGCGCACAAGAAGGGGTTCGTGTCCCGATGCGGGAAATCGAATTAACCCCCACATCCGGAATCAATGGCGTAACAGAAGAAAATCACCCATTTCTGGTTTATGATACCTCTGGTCCTTATACCGATCCGAGGGTCAAGACCGATTTACACAAAGGTTTGACCCCGCTCCGTTCCCGCTGGATCGAAGAACGCAGCGATACAGAACAACTCGCGGGGATTTCCTCCGCCTATGGCCGTCAGCGTGCCTCCGATCCTTCCTTGAAGTCGCTTCGTTTTGAACACATTCGAAAACCGCTTCGAGCCAAATCCGGCCATAATGTGTCACAAATGCACTATGCAAAAAAAGGAAACATCACCCCGGAAATGGAATACATCGCGATCCGTGAGAACCAATGTCTGGAGCAGTCTCGCCTGGATAAAAACCTTTCTTTCCAGCATCCCGGAAACCCATGGGGGGGGAATATCCCTTCATCTATTACGCCGGAATTTGTCCGGGATGAGGTAGCGCGGGGACGCGCCATTATTCCAAACAACATCAATCATCCCGAGTCGGAGCCGATGATCATCGGACGCAACTTTCTTGTGAAGATCAATGCCAATATCGGAAATTCCACGGTCACCTCGTCTATTGAAGAGGAAGTTGAAAAGATGATCTGGTCCAGCCGCTGGGGGGCAGATACCGTGATGGATCTCTCCACGGGAAAGAATATTAATGAAACCCGAGAATGGATCCTGCGCAACTCCCCTGTTCCCATCGGTACGGTCCCGATCTATCAAGCCCTTGAAAAGGTCAACGGAAAACCCGAAGAACTCACCTGGGACATTTTCAGAGACACCCTGATTGAACAAGCGGAACAGGGGGTCGATTATTTCACGATTCATGCCGGTGTCCTTCTCCGCTATGTTCCCCTGACAGCCAAGCGGGTGGCCGGGATCGTCTCCCGCGGAGGTGCAATCCTGGCAAAATGGTGTCTCGCACATCACCAGGAAAACTTTCTCTATACCCGATTCGAAGAAATATGCGAGATCATGAAGGCCTACGACGTTGCCTTCAGCCTCGGGGATGGCCTCCGTCCCGGATCAGTCGCCGACGCAAATGATGCCGCCCAGTTCGCCGAGTTGGAAACCCTCGGAGAATTGACCAAGATCGCGTGGAAACACGAAGTCCAGACCATGGTTGAGGGACCGGGTCATGTCCCGATGCAGATGATCCAGGTAAATATGAAAAAACAGCTTAAAGAGTGTGATGAGGCCCCTTTCTATACCCTTGGTCCCCTGGTCACCGATATCGCGCCCGGATATGATCACATCACCTCCGGCATCGGCGCAGCCATGATTGGGTGGTTCGGCTGTGCCATGCTCTGCTATGTCACCCCGAAAGAGCACCTCGGCCTGCCAAACCGGGAAGACGTCAAGATCGGCGTCATTACGTACAAGATCGCGGCACATGCCGCCGATCTTGCCAAAGGGCATCCCGGTGCACAGGCACGGGACAACGCCCTCTCGAAGGCCCGTTTTGAATTTCGATGGGACGACCAGTTCAACCTTTCCCTCGACCCTGATACCGCAAGAGAATATCATGACGAAACCCTTCCCACCCCGGGAGCAAAGATAGCCCACTTCTGCTCGATGTGCGGACCGAACTTCTGCTCGATGAAGATCACGGAAGATGTTCGGAAATATGCCGCAGAACACGACCTCAAGGAAGAAGAGTCACTCCAACTCGGGATGGCCGAAAAATCAGAAGAATTCATAAAAAAGGGCTCAAATATTTATCATTAA
- a CDS encoding thiazole biosynthesis protein — MEAREIEPLKEADITRNIAREYFQAFDQMIESDVLIIGSGPAGLVCGRELALSGYKVVMIEQLNHLGGGFWNGGYLMNKATIAHPAQEILLKIGVPCKKISKEMYIVDPPHATAKLIGSAYDAGMKLLNMTKVVDLVLRGEDQRLEGVVVNSYSVEVMGHDAAHIDPIALEAKIMVDATGHDAVLLQLLARRKLYQTIPGNGAMWVDRSEEMVMKNTGEVYPQLFAVGLSVAAIFGTPRMGPAFGSMLLSGKKGAELIKKKIKPGKT; from the coding sequence ATGGAAGCCCGAGAAATTGAACCCCTGAAAGAGGCGGATATCACGCGAAATATTGCGCGTGAATATTTTCAGGCCTTCGACCAGATGATCGAATCCGATGTCTTGATCATCGGATCCGGACCGGCCGGACTCGTCTGTGGAAGAGAACTCGCCTTATCCGGGTACAAGGTTGTGATGATTGAGCAGTTGAATCATTTAGGGGGGGGATTCTGGAACGGCGGATACCTGATGAACAAGGCAACGATCGCGCATCCGGCTCAGGAAATTCTGTTGAAGATCGGTGTTCCCTGCAAGAAGATCTCAAAAGAGATGTACATCGTCGATCCGCCCCACGCCACAGCAAAGTTGATTGGATCGGCATACGATGCCGGAATGAAACTTCTGAATATGACGAAGGTCGTCGATCTTGTCCTCCGTGGAGAGGATCAACGGCTCGAAGGGGTGGTTGTCAATTCATACTCAGTCGAGGTCATGGGACACGATGCAGCCCATATCGACCCAATCGCACTGGAGGCAAAGATCATGGTTGATGCCACCGGCCACGACGCCGTCCTGCTTCAGCTCCTGGCCAGACGGAAGCTCTATCAAACCATTCCTGGAAATGGCGCAATGTGGGTGGATCGATCAGAAGAGATGGTCATGAAGAACACCGGCGAGGTCTATCCTCAACTTTTTGCCGTCGGCCTTTCGGTGGCAGCTATCTTCGGGACCCCTCGAATGGGACCCGCATTCGGTTCAATGCTCCTCTCTGGGAAAAAAGGGGCCGAACTCATAAAAAAGAAAATAAAACCGGGAAAAACTTAG
- a CDS encoding adenylosuccinate synthase, producing MNLVVVGTQWGDEGKGKIVDLLSEWADCVVRYQGGHNAGHTVVIGDDSIVLHLIPTGLLHPKKIGVIGNGVVVDPKALLEEISLLTSKGIDVSGRLFLSEAAHLIMPYHNAIDHASEKKKGSLKIGTTGRGIGPAYGDKMSRIGIRISDLMDKEQFREKLERNITEMNYFLRQIYQEDGFDLEKVFREYITYAELMRPFVADTSLLLNKAIDRGQDLLFEGAQGTHLDVDLGTYPYVTSSNSGVGGACAGTGVGPTRLDEVMGVTKAYTTRVGSGPFPSELNGPMGKTLREKGNEFGATTGRPRRCGWFDAILVRYAVRVNHLASLAVTKLDILDGLPEIEVCVGYKVGDKVYREMPSPLRMLETCTPVLERFSGWESSTSGATSYDQLPKNAKIYLEAISERVGCRIDLISASSKRGETIVLRNPFHKNL from the coding sequence ATGAATTTAGTTGTTGTTGGAACCCAATGGGGAGATGAAGGGAAGGGGAAAATTGTTGACCTTCTCTCGGAATGGGCCGATTGTGTTGTCCGGTATCAAGGTGGACACAACGCGGGTCATACGGTTGTGATTGGCGATGATTCCATCGTGCTTCATTTGATCCCGACGGGTCTCCTTCATCCCAAAAAGATCGGGGTCATCGGGAACGGGGTTGTTGTTGACCCGAAGGCACTTCTTGAGGAAATCTCTTTATTAACCTCCAAGGGAATAGATGTGTCGGGACGTCTCTTCCTGAGTGAAGCGGCGCATCTCATCATGCCGTATCATAATGCGATTGATCATGCCAGCGAAAAGAAGAAGGGGTCACTGAAAATTGGAACAACCGGTCGGGGAATCGGTCCGGCCTATGGCGACAAGATGTCCCGGATCGGAATTCGCATCTCTGATCTGATGGATAAAGAGCAGTTTAGAGAGAAACTGGAACGCAATATTACTGAGATGAATTATTTCCTTCGGCAGATCTATCAGGAAGACGGTTTTGATTTGGAGAAGGTTTTCCGCGAATATATCACTTACGCGGAACTGATGAGGCCCTTCGTCGCCGATACGAGCCTCCTCCTTAATAAGGCGATTGACCGCGGCCAAGATCTTCTCTTTGAAGGCGCCCAGGGGACCCATCTTGATGTTGATCTGGGCACATATCCCTATGTAACTTCTTCAAATTCAGGCGTGGGCGGAGCATGTGCCGGAACGGGTGTCGGACCCACACGGCTAGATGAGGTGATGGGAGTCACCAAGGCCTATACCACACGGGTTGGAAGTGGACCCTTCCCCTCTGAGTTGAATGGCCCGATGGGAAAAACTTTGCGCGAAAAAGGGAATGAATTCGGCGCGACAACGGGACGACCCAGGCGTTGTGGCTGGTTTGATGCCATATTGGTCCGTTACGCCGTTCGGGTCAACCACCTTGCTTCCCTGGCGGTGACGAAGTTGGACATTCTGGATGGCCTGCCGGAGATAGAAGTTTGTGTGGGATATAAAGTGGGAGATAAAGTCTACCGGGAGATGCCTTCCCCATTAAGAATGCTTGAAACATGCACCCCGGTGCTGGAGCGCTTTTCAGGGTGGGAGTCATCAACCTCGGGAGCTACCTCGTACGATCAGCTCCCTAAAAACGCAAAGATTTACCTGGAAGCGATATCCGAACGGGTGGGTTGCAGGATTGACCTGATTTCAGCAAGTTCGAAACGGGGAGAGACAATCGTCCTTCGAAATCCCTTCCATAAAAATCTCTAA
- a CDS encoding proteasome subunit alpha: MFEEPYRWVEAIQNRRDYLQEQLSGGSPVVALPYDKGILFATVGKGSAKLFEIYDLIALGGIGHPADLEKLRNVVLDISHVEGFNRSPGDVTIRRLMKFGLAPMVKQAFEEVLHAPYIVKILMAEISPVSGKRLFFRLNYDGVFDEADHGMVLAGDAETTKRMESYFETIDKKSDPPLKKTLQAALRLWAISISPSPDDEKKAGSLPGNGELDRLLKKHLKDHEIELAFLDQTQAGSAKFRISSQKEIQAGLKGWL, encoded by the coding sequence ATGTTCGAAGAACCATACCGCTGGGTCGAGGCGATTCAGAACCGCCGGGACTATCTACAAGAACAGCTTTCAGGCGGCAGCCCTGTGGTTGCCCTTCCGTATGATAAAGGCATTTTATTCGCGACGGTCGGAAAGGGTTCTGCGAAACTCTTTGAAATATATGATTTGATCGCCCTGGGTGGCATTGGCCATCCTGCCGATCTTGAAAAACTTCGGAATGTTGTTCTGGATATCTCTCATGTCGAAGGCTTTAACCGATCACCCGGTGATGTCACGATCCGTCGCCTGATGAAGTTCGGTCTCGCCCCCATGGTGAAACAGGCCTTTGAGGAAGTCCTTCACGCACCTTATATTGTGAAAATTCTCATGGCAGAAATCAGCCCGGTGTCGGGAAAACGTCTTTTCTTCCGTTTGAACTATGACGGAGTCTTTGACGAAGCAGATCACGGAATGGTTCTCGCAGGAGACGCTGAGACGACGAAGCGAATGGAGTCTTACTTCGAGACGATCGACAAGAAATCAGACCCGCCATTAAAAAAGACGCTCCAGGCTGCTTTGAGATTATGGGCAATTTCTATTTCCCCATCACCAGATGACGAAAAGAAAGCAGGATCACTTCCGGGCAATGGGGAACTTGACCGCCTCCTTAAAAAACATCTCAAAGACCACGAGATTGAACTGGCCTTTCTCGACCAAACACAAGCCGGAAGTGCAAAATTCAGAATTTCTTCACAGAAGGAAATCCAGGCCGGTTTAAAAGGATGGTTGTAA
- a CDS encoding proteasome subunit alpha, producing the protein MATSLTHDGDFWSLLKDNGYRFSPPSLPAVNGQQNGMLPVTQGTTILALKYRTGVLVAGDRRATAGTTVMHDRTDKVLDIDRHSVLAIAGVPATAFEIARVMEHTFKYYRRSQLQELSLEGKIRALSKLLKENIPMAMQGIGAVAPIYAAYDIQRNEGKIFFYDMLGAGFEGVEYSVSGSGSPAIRGVLHYQNRWSGEPLATMSEGKAIVLTMRLLETAAEFDSATGGVNRESRLYPLIKLVTEAGVRDISIEQLESLYTSKVTVT; encoded by the coding sequence ATGGCAACCTCTCTCACGCACGATGGTGATTTTTGGTCTTTGTTAAAGGATAATGGGTATCGCTTTTCCCCGCCGTCACTTCCGGCCGTAAATGGTCAGCAAAACGGTATGCTACCGGTGACGCAGGGAACGACTATTCTTGCACTCAAGTATCGGACGGGCGTTCTTGTCGCGGGAGATCGGAGGGCCACGGCGGGTACGACGGTCATGCATGACCGGACGGATAAGGTCCTTGATATCGATCGTCACTCTGTCCTGGCGATTGCTGGTGTTCCGGCGACGGCCTTTGAGATTGCCCGGGTCATGGAACACACCTTCAAATATTATCGGCGTAGCCAGCTTCAGGAGTTGAGTTTGGAGGGAAAGATACGAGCCCTTTCAAAATTGCTCAAGGAAAATATTCCAATGGCGATGCAGGGAATTGGTGCGGTTGCCCCGATATATGCTGCATACGATATTCAACGGAATGAAGGGAAGATCTTCTTCTATGATATGTTGGGCGCCGGTTTTGAAGGGGTTGAGTATTCTGTTTCCGGGTCCGGTTCTCCAGCCATTCGGGGTGTCCTCCATTACCAAAATCGATGGAGTGGAGAACCGCTTGCTACGATGTCTGAGGGGAAGGCGATTGTTTTGACGATGCGGCTCTTGGAGACGGCCGCAGAATTTGATTCTGCGACAGGCGGCGTCAACCGGGAGTCCCGTCTCTACCCCTTGATCAAGCTGGTGACTGAGGCGGGTGTGCGTGATATTTCCATAGAACAGCTCGAGTCCCTCTATACCAGTAAAGTAACTGTAACTTAA
- a CDS encoding ubiquitin-like protein UBact translates to MKNIGGVERKERPVNPLEKPMHEPEGERGPGRPKTDSSKENLLKRMRKVDPKQSERYRQRTGE, encoded by the coding sequence ATGAAAAACATAGGTGGAGTGGAACGGAAAGAACGTCCGGTGAATCCCCTTGAAAAGCCGATGCATGAACCAGAGGGTGAGAGGGGCCCAGGTCGTCCAAAAACCGATTCAAGCAAAGAGAACCTGTTAAAGCGAATGCGGAAGGTTGATCCAAAACAATCAGAGCGCTATCGCCAGCGGACAGGGGAGTAA